One genomic region from Pseudanabaena sp. FACHB-2040 encodes:
- a CDS encoding class I SAM-dependent methyltransferase has protein sequence MDPTQSVSDAVAKLYNTYPFPPEPLLDEPPPGYNWRWHWLAAYSFCTGQTPGWQDVKILDAGCGTGVGTEYLVHLNPQAQVTGIDLSERAIATAQERCRRSGADRATFYNLSIYDVDQLTGQFDWINCVGVLHHMPDPKRGIQALADKLAPGGIFHIFVYAAIGRWEIALMQKAIALVQGEQRGDYQDGVSVGRQIFASLPDGNRLKRREQERWAMENQRDECFADMYVHPQEIDYTLDTLFDLIEASGLEFLGFSNPRVWQLERLLSDNPELLARANQLPEKDRYRLIELLDPEITHFEFFLAKPPLPRYDWSDDAALLNAKPKRNPCMEGWPSRSIFDYDYQIVNLSEAEFAFLEACGDGSNSIKDLLPAVELTLAQVRQLLQRQLILLKP, from the coding sequence ATGGACCCGACTCAGTCAGTTAGCGACGCAGTTGCCAAGCTGTATAACACCTATCCTTTTCCGCCTGAACCGCTGCTAGATGAGCCACCACCTGGCTACAACTGGCGCTGGCATTGGTTGGCCGCTTACAGTTTCTGTACGGGGCAAACCCCGGGTTGGCAGGATGTGAAGATCCTCGATGCGGGCTGTGGCACCGGCGTGGGGACGGAGTATTTGGTGCACCTAAATCCTCAGGCGCAGGTGACAGGGATAGATTTGAGTGAACGTGCGATCGCAACTGCTCAAGAACGCTGTCGTCGCTCCGGGGCCGACCGCGCCACCTTCTACAACTTAAGCATTTACGACGTCGACCAGCTAACTGGACAGTTTGATTGGATCAACTGTGTCGGCGTACTCCATCACATGCCCGACCCCAAGCGCGGCATTCAGGCCCTGGCCGACAAACTGGCCCCCGGCGGCATTTTTCATATCTTTGTTTATGCTGCGATTGGTCGTTGGGAAATTGCCCTGATGCAAAAGGCAATCGCCCTGGTCCAGGGGGAGCAGCGCGGCGACTACCAGGATGGTGTAAGCGTTGGTCGCCAGATCTTTGCCAGTCTGCCCGATGGTAATCGTCTCAAGCGTCGGGAGCAGGAGCGCTGGGCCATGGAAAACCAGCGTGATGAATGCTTCGCTGACATGTACGTACACCCCCAGGAGATCGACTACACCCTGGATACACTGTTTGATCTGATCGAAGCCTCTGGTTTGGAGTTTCTAGGCTTCTCCAACCCTCGGGTCTGGCAGCTAGAGCGGCTGCTGAGCGACAACCCAGAACTGCTGGCGCGGGCCAATCAGCTGCCTGAAAAAGATCGCTATCGCCTGATCGAACTGCTAGACCCCGAAATTACCCACTTTGAGTTTTTTCTAGCCAAGCCGCCCTTGCCCCGTTACGACTGGTCTGATGATGCCGCTCTGCTGAACGCCAAGCCCAAGCGCAACCCCTGTATGGAAGGCTGGCCCAGCCGCAGTATTTTTGACTATGACTACCAGATCGTTAACCTAAGCGAGGCAGAATTTGCCTTTTTAGAAGCCTGTGGCGACGGCAGCAACTCCATTAAAGATCTCTTGCCCGCTGTTGAGCTAACGTTGGCCCAAGTGCGGCAGCTGCTCCAACGCCAGCTAATTCTGCTAAAGCCGTAG